GGAAGGATTACAAGATATAATATGACTTGATTTGTTTGCTGGGCATTTTTATAGTGTCTCATACAAGAAGAGATTGCTTCCCTAAGTTTACCAGGGAAAATAAAGCCCTAGGCTGTAATCTTCTTTGCTCTAGATCCTTATCATCTTCACATTAATATTTTGGCCTTCTTCTTTATCGTCTAATGATACTCCATGTCTTTATAGTACGGCAAAGGGAACATCTGGAGGACCAGAGGGGTGAAATCACTTTCAAcggcaaaatattaaaataataatagtgcaGCAGATTTGCATGTCACAtttgatattaaaaataatttcaccgAGTTAAGAATGTGTAGTATTAATATTGGTAATCCTCAGTGTCTTGGACAACATAAGCCAAAGGAATTACAGACACGGAAAAGTGCTTGGGAAAATTGCTCAGGATAAGATGGAGAATTAACAATGTCCCTGTGTTGTGTATATTTGATGTAATTATGATACTAAAGTACGATGTGCATTTCATTGTTCTGCTGAGACAACAATAGGCTCCAGTGTCTTCTTTTGTCTTCAGCATGTATGCTGTGTATTACACAGGGTGGATTTGTACAGATCAGCAACAGCATATTAATCTGGCCCTATTTCATCAACCAGGGGTGGTATTTTACATCTTAAACTATTTCATTTTAGAGCAACaaacttttatatatatatttttttatattagccCATGTTAGCTGTCATGCTGCAGACGtttataaaaatgctttaaTGCATGTGTATGGTACATTGTTTATTAACAGGCCACAACTGCAATTaaataatgttgaaataatgtttttgaacttataaaaatcataattttggttatttgtatacttttgatgaaaaaataccttttcttttaaaaacaagtgTTGTTTTAATCACAGGGatgtggggaaaagcaaagcATTTATCCTGCTGACATGAAGTGACAATACAAATACTGTCTCCATACCTACAATATTCAGGACATAAGCATATATAACAAATTGAAAAAGATTATGGATGTACAATCTTactatttttgtttgtgaaatatctCCCTGgataaaaatgatgaaaatgatttccCCTAAAAGGCATCTACTCACACAGATTATACTCCTATTCATGTCTACAAACTGGATAAAGAATGAATCATCTCCTACAAGCATTCTATTGCAGTGGCCCATTTAGGATTAAAAGTCAGTGACCCTTTGGCCAAAAGTAGTGCCTGAACACACTTGCCTATAAATATCCAGTATATGATGATAACCTCTCCAGGATTCTCAGAAATAATGCAAATCACTTTAATAATGTGTATTTTCGACCAGATTAGGTCTTGCTGCAGGGTTGTCAATTAGAAAGTGGTTCAAAGTTTTGACTTAAGCCCATCCCTAGCCTCAGGATTAGGATTTAGCATGGAGACAGCCATTATTAGTCCAGTGTGTAGAGGCTGTGGCTAAGTGGATGGAGTTATACCCTCCCCTGCTGGGCTATGATTCCCCCCCTGCTGACACTGGCCACCACAGAGCCATCATCACAATCAGAGAACACCTAACAATAACACACGTCTCCCTGATGGCTGCCCATCTCCGGGCCCTCGTTCACACTTCCGCGATACGCGACGTCTCACAGCCTATGTTCTCTGATTTCGCCCCACAAGGAAATGCGCGAGTTAAGTCTTTGGGTTTCAGGGTAATCTGTTTTCAGTGGCAGACCTCCCCACAGGGCCAGGGGGAGAAAGAGCaatcacatgcaaacatgcgGATTACGTTCGAGGGCTTAACCTCCGCTGGATTCCGTAATCAGCGAGATGGGCTGGGATTGCCGGGGTCACAGGCATGCGATATCCCCGCTGGGCCGTCCTGACGCCGCTGCGGTCAAAATCTAGGAagagcagtgctctgtgtgtgcaggggctGCCTGCACAAGAGCAGACAATTCTGTTCGGCTGTTGAGTCAAATGAGCTGCCCAGCTCTCCATCTGAGAATATCTCCTTTAGAACTGATGCGGCCAGATGTTGGATTTAAATCAGGGGTGTGTGCATACAATTGATTGTGATGCAAAACCTGATAGACATCTATTTAGTTCCAATTTATAAACTGAGTACGCACATCCATTCTCTACCTGTTAAAGACCATACACATCCAGACGTTTGAGTTCTACTGCAATCTGTCATATTAACCATAACGGTAACATAAGTAGTTTAAAATAAGTCTTTTTGACAACTGAATTTCCTTTCAAAGCGTGTTCCTGTCTGTATCCAAAGAAGGGCATCGCTCTAATCTGTTAAATAAGGATCAGAGGTGCAGGAACACAGAAGAGTTGTGCAAAGTGGAAGGTCATGCCCTTATGAATGGGCACTACACACTGGTGCAAGTTACCTGCCTGTTGGATGATGGTGTAGAACTGATAGACAGTAACTGGTTCACGCTGAGCCAACATTagcacaggaaacagcaggACAGAGACTCAAGCCCAGCATCTGGAACAAAGGTGAGACTCAACACCATGTCAGTTCCACCAGGTGAAATGGAACTGATCATTGCACTGCTCTTTATAAAGTTTAGCAGGAATATGATAATGAATAACATGGCTGTCATTTAAATGTAGgtgaatatattaaaaaaaaatattcataagcaGGCGGCAAGCAAGAGGTCCTGAATCTATGTTGATAATTTAAAAGTATCAGCGCAATTAATatcaggacggagtgtggcacagtgggtaaggaacttcgcttgtaaccgaaaggtcgcaggttcgattcccgggtaaggacactgccgttgtacccttgagcaaggtacttagcctgcatagcttcagtatatatccagctgtataaatggatacaatgtaaagtgctatgtaaaaagttgtgtaagtcgctctggataagagcgtctgctaaatgcctgtaatgtaatgtaatgtaattagcaGCAAGACGAAGACGTTTCTAATTATGAAGCCATGTGAGCTCCAAGACCTCTTGTTTGCTCCCGTTTTAAAGCATTGATTCAGTGAGACAGCGATGTGCATCCactgtgtgtgaaaatgcattgtCTGGTGTAAAAGGTTGATCTGCATTGATTCTTATAATTTCTTCTATAGAGCATTTAACTGTCCTTGACGTATGACCTAAAAATGCAATCTGGAAGCTGAAGATAACCAcatgcttctctctctgtcatctgGAGTATTGTGGAAAAGTTCAATATTGTGGATCATCCATCAGTAAAATCAACCTTTTTCACTACATTTACTTCCAGCAGTGCAATCTCAGATCTACCTCTGAAATTAGTTGCTACGTATTGACTGTTTCAGATGCTACAAAATTTGAAGGACTtaatctcttcctctctctctcaacaacTATCTACgattaaatatttcaagaaTAAAATCATTAAGCCTACCTCACAAATGTAGCTTTCTCAGTTAACTAGAAAACTAACTATTTCAGTCAATAAAATGACAGTGGATAATTGAATATATCAGTATTGCTGCTGATATAATGTCCAAAAGTTGGTCTTTCATAAATAGCATTTGCTATTAGCATTGATGTATAGCTTTGCTACTATAGTAGCCAGTGAGCAGTAGCTCCCAGCTGCCATTCTAAATTATCTGAAAACACCAGTTTTTACCAACAACCAATCATGAAATGATTTAAACATATGTCAGTTAGAAaaggaaacatatttttcaacCATCTGTGAGGCAAGGGGAGAATATTCTGAATGTATAATACTTGAGCATTGATTGAAACTTTCACTACCTGTGTCTTCCTGTTTGGTGGGTATTACAGACAAGACTATTTTACGTGTTTCGGTATGACACAACAGCCTTTTTTGCCTGTTCAAGGAGAAGGTGTGAATACAGCTCACATTGGACTTCGGAGCTCATATTGCCTGTTGCTGGACATCTTCATGCCAAAAGGTGATCAAAGTGCTAGGTTTATTCTTATAGGAAGAGGATATTTTGCTGGTGACAAATAGAGTCGTCGCCTACCACTGCGGTTTGATTATAGACTGGCATGCAAGGAGACTCCATGCCCTTGAGGAGCTACGTtcaaaaaatgtggaaattcGCAAACAGCAATCAGCACAAGTGCCTCGTTTACTGACAGATGACATGGTAATTGCGCTCACATTTGCAATCCGTTGGTGTTTAAATTGGGCCCCTGTTGTGCAGGGTATTCTTGTCGACAATCATGGGGCCTGCTGTTCAGCTTGTACCCTGCAAAGAGGCTTAATTAGGAGCGATTGGAGGAAGCAAGGATGAACGCTGAAGTGTGTGGAGAGCAAGGGAGCAGTTTAGAAAACAGCCCCAGCTGTTGCTCCCTAGTCTCCTGCAGGGTGCACAGTTCTAGGCTAAGACAGAAACTGTGTAGCAGAATCCCAGTAAAGCTGGTTATCAAACTGGGGAAGTGCAATATATCTGAACCCGAAGATTTCTGTAAGAACAATATGTTAACGTTAATGTATTTTAccaacatttaaatgtattgtacTGCAAATGtgttgaaacaaaacaaactgtgaGCTTCATGCCTTTTGTTTCAGAATGTTTTAGTATGGTACAAATTAGGAGTCACCATTAAACTTAGACAATGTATACTTGCGTCAAGGGCCCTTTTAACCCCAAAGCCCTCTCAATGTTGAGGCCTCGTTTACCATCAAATCAGTAGTGCCTTTGACTGGACAGAAAGAAAGTGGTTTTAGAAGTATGTCATGGGCCCACATTCAAGTGAAGGGGATTGTATTCTTCTGGCTCTTGGTGGTTCAGAATGGTAGCAGGCATCTTTCTGCAtgagtttttgaatttttactgCTACTGTATATCTGGCCCCATATTGTTTCCAGCAGTGTCAAATGTCAATGACCCATGGTAACAGAATGACATGGGAGCTGTTCTCACGTGCATGCCTGTACATAATATGATGTTCTAAGAAGTCATGTCTACTTGAGCATATATGAACGGTAtttcaaaaaccacaaaacatgtaaactgaagaaaatgaaataattctgCATTTGCCCCCTACATCATTTATCATCAAATTGCTTAATGATGATAACACTCATAACATTCTAATTGTAGTTAAGTCTACATCACTGAAATCACgtgcaattaatattttacagaagTGAATGGCACAAGTCTTTTAAATACCATTACTGAACAAGCTGccttggagttacttgaagtgtattttcataCTTTAGTCCAGAAACTCTCTATCAACAGATATAATGCTGGCTGGTCATCAGAAACTGACCGATAACATACATTAaaacttaaatatatatatttctaaacagaaagtgaaatatctctttaaaGCATATGTATCTATAATAGATGCCTGCAAAGACCATTCACTACCTAGCCCTCACTGCCTGTGTCTGAACAATGTACTCATGCTCTTTACGATACATTATTTTGTGTCCTCATGCCCATGCAGATAGTGAAGAAGTCCCTTTTCACCATTATGTAATGCTTCCCCCAGTAGTTcaacaaaatgcaaaccactaaCAGACGTTTCAGTTGATGCAGGCTGATTAGTTGATTGGATGCTGGATTTACAGACAAGTGGTGGTCTCTCAGAAACCACAGTAACGGGTTTCACAATGTCACATTTAACCATGACTTTCAACTTATTTAGGCAATGCTGATTTTGCTAGACACAAAGCAACCTGCGTGGACATAATGCATTTTTGACATAGTTATGGAACCAAGCTTTGCTTGTTTGCCAGTCCGCATTTGCTTGAGTCAAAGGGAAAGGTAACGTGAGCGCGTACCAGCAGCTACATTGAAGAGGACAGGAACGCGCACGCAGCTCGTTCAGGGAGGGAGTGTGGAGAAACAACGGATTTTAATTACAACGGAAAAAAGGGACTATGGGCCAGCGCTTCCAAATCCGAAAATAGACCGCGTTTTCAAATGTAACACGCTTGCAGATCACTACAAGTCAAcaattcaaatgtgaaaattagTAAGTATTTGTTCTTGTCGTTCAGATAATCCATGTATTAGCTGTGCTGTGAGAATGTATCAGCTAACTAGTTTTGTAGCATCTCTGATTTGCCATTGTAAGCGCTCATTTGTTTAGCTAACggaaatatgtttattattaattatcgATAAAGCATTCTAGCGTCCGCTTGCCTGCTATGTAATCACCTAGCTAACTATGTATAGTTAACATTTGCTTGCTAGCTGGTTGAATATTACTGTAACGTGACTTTAGTTTtatagctaggtagctaacgtAGCTAGCTGGCTATACAGTGATATCATACCGAGTcttaaatataaaatcaatgaTGTAACGGtaacttagctagctacctaacaTTTCCCAAAGGCACAGTTACCCCGCGGtagaaagctgaaaaaaaatgctagctaacgttagctaacatgTTCCATCATGAAGCTGCTTATTGGACTCACTTGCTAAGCAGCTACTAAAAACATATTATGCATATAATTTATCTTGCCATCGTGCTAGCACTAGCCAATGTGTACAtatgtttgtgtaaaatgtacCTGTGTTTTACTAAGATAATAAACGTTAGCTGGTTTGTTAGCAGCAGCATTGTTCGTTAGttgtctagctagctaggtcTAATATTATCTGAAACTGGAGTTAAAATGTGAGTAAACTAAGCACGCTAGTTAGCTAGGTAGCTGACGTTAACTTGTTGAGTTTTGTGGCCAAACTGTTTGTTTACATTCGCCACATAGAAACCATCAAGCGCCAGGCTAACCACACAGCTGGCAGTGCTGACACAAGTTTTTACCCACCAGGGATCATATATCTATGTGCCCAATGTAATAAAGGGATATTTGTGTGGTATTTGGCTAGCTGTAGCTAAATATGATTCCCCTAGCTAGCAAGTTGGATAAAGGTTAGCTTCTCAAAACTTCTAGTAGTCAAAACCGGTTATTTGGTGGTACTTAGCAATGTGTGTCTAAAATGTGAGCTATTCTTGTAAACTAAATGGTTAATACAATACATTAtacataatattacattacagctgactagctaacgttacctaacGTTAGATAACATTCtcttatgcttttaaaaattgttttccagCGGTCTGAGATGTCCCAGCAGCTTATAACCAACCCTTGGGGATGACCAGGCCTCCCCCCAGGGTGTGATTAGGATGGGGCCCGATGTCCCCCTGCTAAATGAGTACAAGCAGGAGTTCTTCTGGAAACGTTTCCCTCAGACAGTGCTGGGGGGGCCCCGCTTCAAGCTGGGCTACTGCGCCCCACCGTACATCTACGTCAACCAGATCATCCTGTTCTTGACTCCATGGGTGTTTGGCGGGGTGGGCACGCTGCTGtaccagctgcagctgctggaggaTTACTATGCGGCCGCGCTGTCCGGGGGGCTCATGCTGGGGGCCGGCGTGGTGCTCCAGGCCCTGGCCGCGTGCGCCGTGCGGAAGACCGCCACGGTGCAGCGCCTCCACACCCCCAACATCCTGGCCGacgaggaggaggtggagttCGCCAGCTGCACCAGCTCCGAGACCATCAAGTTCATCATCCCCGGCAAGAAGTTTGTCTTGAACACGGTGCTCCACTCGGTGCTGGCCGGGACCCTGTGCGGGCTGGGGACCTGGTACCTGCTCCTCAATCGGCTCACCGCCCTCTACGGCAACACGGGAGTGGCCGTGCTGATCTTCGTCCTGAGCTGGGTGACGCTCTGCATCGGGGAGTACTCACTCATCGTCAACACAGCGACCGAGACGGCCACCTTCCAGGCGCAGGACACCTACGAGATCACGCCGCTCACCCGCCCGCTCTACATCTTCGCCTTTATCGCCGTGGACCTCGCACAGAGGTGACCGCTGAGAAAACCCAAACTTAACCATTCTGTTTCTTACCCTGTTGAGTGTGGTGTCGTGTGAACTGATGAACAGGCTTGTGCTGACTTGCTGGTTGTGCCTCTCTGTCCGCTGGCAGATTTGCAGGGCCGGTGCCTGAGCTGCAGCAGACGAACCAGGTGCTTCATgtgctgttcctgttcctgcccctgCTGTGGGCACTGGGCATGCTCTCTCCCCTGGATGCCCTCCTCCTCTGGGGCATGGAGCAGGTGCTGGTGTTTGGACTCGGGGGCTCCCCCATGTCAACTAATGTCAGGTGACTGTTCCTTCCCAGCTACTGGACCTGAACACAGTGCACACTCCAGATATACTTTACAGGGCTTTTGCATTTCCCTCAGCCAGTCCTGTGACTGTTTAAAGTGTAAAGTGTAGCCATTCCCATCATGACCTGCAGTTCTCCTCCCAGGCTTGTGTGGGTCTCCCTCACTGTTTGCTTTCTTGTTCTTCAGGCTGTTGGGGATGTTTTCGGTATCCGTGTGCGCGGCCGTTTCCGTCTTCTTCATCCCGTCCACCTTGGGCGTGGTGCTCTTTACCGTCGCCATGGGCTTCCTGCTCAGCCTTGACCTCAGCCAGGTGGGGGCGCTGCTGAGGTCGTGCGGGGCGCCGGGCAGCCACTCGGAGCCTTCCCGCGCGCTGGGCTGGAGGCTGGGCGGGAAGGAGCTGCTGCTCTACCTCAGCCTGCTGCTGGCGGCCATGGCCGAGGCGGGCCTCCTCCACCACTTCCTCCCCCCTACCCGAAACTGGACCACGGGCGCCCAGGCCGTGCTCAGCTACCTCCTCATCGCCCTCTTCGCTCTCAGCTGGGCCCTCAGGGAGATGCAAGGCGTCTACCTTCTCGGGGGAGTCTTCCACAACCCGCTGTACCCCAAGGAGACGACCAGCGTGAGGGTGTTCAAGCAGCAGAGCCGGGGTCTCCAGGTGGCGGGGATGGTCAGAAGAGTGCTGGTCAATCTGGGTGAGGTTCCAGGCGGAGCTCTGCTCCGTTGGTCGTTCCTCTCATTTGGCATTGCTCGTGAAAGTCAGGAGCCTGCGTTGTGTCATCTGGGGAGACGATCGTTTCACTCATCTTGATTGTGGGCCTTGCAGTTTCGCCGTTCGCCATGATTGCCTTCCTGGCTGTGGACGACTCTCTTCAGAGGCTGCACACTGCTTCTCTCTGCATGGGCTTCACCCGGGCTTTCAGAACGGTGAGCgtctttcctgttcctgtcgggggggggcaaaaaataCAGGAGCTGAATCCTAACTAATAAATGACAGGTTCTTTAGAAAAGGACAGCGCGCTCAGTTAGCACCTTTCACATCTCTTAAAAGCTATCCATGAGTGCAGTTTGACCCAGAAGTCACCATTACTGACATTCGTTTGTGTCAGCTTGGTCCTCAGCTTCCCAGAACTCGAAAGCATTAGGCCTAGTACAAGGCCAATTCGGGATCCTAGATCTGTTGTAGAAGAGGCTCCTGCCCACTGTGTCCCATTTATTGCATTCAGCTCATTGTAGTTTGGATGGTGGTCACAGACGTTCTTAAAATACAACACAGAGTGCAGGAGCTATTTTTTGTCTGAAGTGCTATTGCTACGCCTGTTAAGGCCTGAATTGGGGGCTCAGGGAGGCTTGATTGTGATTGGGAGAGAGGCGATGCAGGGATACAAAAGAGGCTTTTCCCGCTGAAGAGGCTGAAACCAGGGCGcctgtctcctctctcaggtgtggCAGAGCACGGAGGACTCGCTGCTGCAGatggcggtggtggcggtggtgcgGCTGGCGGCCCGGGGCGTGCAGCTGCTGTGGTGGGACAGCCTGGGCACGGGGGTCCAGCTCCTGCTGGTAAGACATCCACCCTTACGGCCTGAATGTCATCCTCCTCTCTGCTATGCTTTCAGCTGTTGGTGCTCTGTTTTGCTATGAATTGGCCAGTAAAGAAATAGTAAGTTTATCTTCCCCGGTTTGTGTCATTCGCTGGCTATGAGGAAGAGACTGCATTGTTGGGACCCAGTTGGCTTCTTCTCGGTAGTGGAGTTAGTTTAGGTTTATCAGGGTTCTTTGGATCGCTTCTCACTAGCTTACTCATTGTGACATGCCTGTAAACCATAGATTAGTCCTGCTCAGCCACAGTTGCACCTGTCCTTTGACCGGCACTAGCTGTCCTGTAACACTGTGTGGCCAGTATGTTAGAATCACTCACTTATGGGTGAGCGCATTGGTGAGTGCACATACTTCCTCTGCAGTGCTCCATGTACTCCATGTAGGCCCCAGAGACACCATAGATGATTCCTGTGAGGGTAAGGAAAAACGGGGGAAATGGGGGAAAAGACAGAGATGTAGTGAGAAGTGcttacatacagacacatgatTCAAAGCCAAGTGATGCGTAATCCAAGCTGTCTGTTGCTTCAAAAAATAGCATTATTTTTCCACTACACACCAGTGccaatattaaaacaacaccaAATATTTAGCTTCATATAATATTTGTCTTCAGTCCCAACACAAATATTGAATAATGAAAAGTTCAACTATGAATAATGAACCCTGCCATTGCAAAATGGCCTATATAGAAACGGTATGTGACGGTAAAAGgatttaaaagtaaattaaataaagcttatttaGATTATTGCAATCCCGGACCCATAGCAGCTGCacaactgtgtttgtgaatgtccCTATCAACCTCAGTCTGTGATTTGCCAAGCCCCGATGTCAGTGTAACATGGTACTCCAATCAGTATCACAATTCTGAGCACTTGTCAGTTACCTTGGGCTTCATTGCCTGTGCTTGTGATTGAAAATGCGACCCAAGCTTCCCTCAGCGCTAGCATAAATCAATGCTTTACATCAGTGTTTCTTAAACTATGGGTCGGGACCCAAAATGGTTCATGGGGCTGTATGAGGTGGGTCCCGGAATGAGTCTGTAGTCCACTAGGCTATGCTAGTATGTGTATTGGAAGGGTCCCTGAAAGGTAGTCAATTTGTAATTCTAAAGGTACTCAATTTGGATCTCGGCATTAAAAAGTATTTCTAATTTGGGTCTCAGTATTAAAAAGTTCAAGAACCACATGAAGAGTGACTCATGGGTAGGAGTTTCCTTTGTCAGAAAAGCTTGAGCCCTCTCAGTGGGTGGTGGAGCCAGGCCCCTTAACCCAGACCTCTGCCGACCTGCCGCAGGTGAGCCTGATAAGCGACCGGCTGGAGCAGTTTGCCACCAAGCTGAAGTTTGCCCTGACGGTGCTGGTGACCTCCTGGACGGAGAAGAAGCAGCGGCGGCAGTCGGCGGGGCGGCTCCTGGCGCTCAACGGCGCCCTCTTCCCCCTGCTGCTGGCCGTGCTGGTGCTGTCGGCCGTGCTGTCGGCCCCCCTGCTGCCCCTCTTCACGCTGCCCGTCTTCCTGGTGGGCTTCCCCAGGCCCGAGCGCAGCTGGCCCGGCCCCGTGGGCACCGCCTGCTCCTGCCCGGACTCGGTGTACTACCAGCAGATGAGCGGCAGCCTGGCCTGTGCCCTCAGCACCGCCCTCGCCAGGGGAGCGCTGGGTAAGTGGGCCTCTCTCACGACCCTGTTTATATATTTACCTCACTTAGCCGTATGCTAAAAGCGTGAGATACTGTTAGCGTTGGCTGGAGGGTTCTTGGCCTCTCGTCAGGTGTATGTGTCGTAATAC
This window of the Anguilla anguilla isolate fAngAng1 chromosome 1, fAngAng1.pri, whole genome shotgun sequence genome carries:
- the pcnx4 gene encoding pecanex-like protein 4, producing MGPDVPLLNEYKQEFFWKRFPQTVLGGPRFKLGYCAPPYIYVNQIILFLTPWVFGGVGTLLYQLQLLEDYYAAALSGGLMLGAGVVLQALAACAVRKTATVQRLHTPNILADEEEVEFASCTSSETIKFIIPGKKFVLNTVLHSVLAGTLCGLGTWYLLLNRLTALYGNTGVAVLIFVLSWVTLCIGEYSLIVNTATETATFQAQDTYEITPLTRPLYIFAFIAVDLAQRFAGPVPELQQTNQVLHVLFLFLPLLWALGMLSPLDALLLWGMEQVLVFGLGGSPMSTNVRLLGMFSVSVCAAVSVFFIPSTLGVVLFTVAMGFLLSLDLSQVGALLRSCGAPGSHSEPSRALGWRLGGKELLLYLSLLLAAMAEAGLLHHFLPPTRNWTTGAQAVLSYLLIALFALSWALREMQGVYLLGGVFHNPLYPKETTSVRVFKQQSRGLQVAGMVRRVLVNLVSPFAMIAFLAVDDSLQRLHTASLCMGFTRAFRTVWQSTEDSLLQMAVVAVVRLAARGVQLLWWDSLGTGVQLLLVSLISDRLEQFATKLKFALTVLVTSWTEKKQRRQSAGRLLALNGALFPLLLAVLVLSAVLSAPLLPLFTLPVFLVGFPRPERSWPGPVGTACSCPDSVYYQQMSGSLACALSTALARGALGSPKPGSHFLGRIQDRVVWILVLERGFGYYCLNIKGLELQETSCHTAEARRVDEVFEGAFESPEGLGRGTGVNLHWGNVLTPCAALPVRVYSDARSVLTGIIDSHDNLRQLRDDFPKVLVWVLLRHCVGRRRAFAGSAGDEGRRSRSARTQPNAAASRPPSLKPRRESPSLNSFSDWSDEDDLFGPRPARRTAAQVNAGPPAPGTAPHTGPSLPGSVEMDSLFGDVALSALRPLQPLGLGLPAADRGRGPEGPGFPGAALPRPDFSSRHSELLGLPSGWRSAPLPAPRLRQARHFFPEEWFRFALGRLELAGPGESPLEVAEALQGDQALRDLHAQVALSCFIAMGAESSVTSPSYVYRVYCGDVPWTEGLDWLTSNAELFQLTLKAFRYSFKLLFDQASLGPVESPEELLSTLEDYERDWYIGLVSERGWQEAVLQEKPYLFSLGHDLTMGTYTGRMLTLQEMLVQVGHLNREGVRGQWANLSWELLYATNDDEERYSIQAHPVLLRNLTVQAADPPLGYPIYSSAPLHLPCL